From a single Miscanthus floridulus cultivar M001 chromosome 8, ASM1932011v1, whole genome shotgun sequence genomic region:
- the LOC136474642 gene encoding rop guanine nucleotide exchange factor 14-like, with amino-acid sequence MRMKTLACCRRRPQDFSMDMDQEPDRVMTYNGLETCIINSSAYDDDSAISATTGGDGCVTTDSLDDEVSSCSSKDASGSSFSSHCLSKQEEHSLDELGTPIAIHLLPFKGKKPITYTLSASDIENMKEKFAKLLLGDDTSGGARGVCAALALSNGIINLSATVFGELWKLEPLCEDKKIRWRKEMDWLLSPTTYMVELVPTKQSGADGCTFEIMTPKARSDVHVNLPALQKLDTMLIEVMDSMIDTEFWYEESGSRADGRGKITGPRKSKKWWFPSPRVPEEGLSQFQRKRLVFQAKLVHQILKAAKSINEQVLFHMPIPAAVMDALPKSGRASLGEDLYQAITTVYIPIEEIFVSLSLKTEHNVLETINRLEGAVFAWNQRILEERNKRSPGRHSWSFMKNSSSELDKMSACIERVDTLVQLLKSRYPNLPPTFIDVLKLQYNVDVGLAIVEAYSRVLVGVAFSILSRVAEILLEDDLIKKPNTPMATLKFDLSSDVYLAGITETPPGHIRRALMDQISMVDGRFDAVVKKKGVKQLRW; translated from the exons ATGAGGATGAAGACGCTGGCGTGCTGCCGGCGGCGGCCGCAGGACTTCAGCATGGACATGGACCAAGAGCCCGACA GGGTGATGACATATAATGGCCTTGAGACTTGCATTATCAACAGTTCCGCCTATGACGATGATAGTGCCATTAGTGCAACAACTGGCGGAGATGGATGTGTCACCACTGATTCCCTTGATGATGAAGTCTCTAGTTGCTCTAGTAAAGATGCTTCtggttcttccttctcttcacaCTGCCTTAGCAAGCAGGAGGAGCATTCACTAGATGAGTTGGGTACACCCATTGCAATTCATCTACTCCCTTTCAAAGGGAAGAAACCAATCACATATACCTTGAGTGCTTCAGATATTGAAAACATGAAGGAAAAATTTGCAAAGCTATTGCTCGGTGATGATACTTCAGGAGGAGCTAGGGGCGTTTGTGCGGCTCTGGCCTTGTCCAATGGCATAATCAATCTCTCTG CAACTGTTTTTGGAGAACTCTGGAAGCTGGAACCATTGTGCGAAGATAAAAAGATCAGGTGGAGAAAAGAAATGGACTGGTTGCTGTCTCCTACAACTTATATGGTGGAGCTGGTTCCAACGAAGCAAAGCGGGGCAGATGGATGCACATTTGAG ATTATGACTCCAAAGGCCCGCTCAGATGTTCATGTGAACCTTCCTGCCCTTCAGAAGCTTGATACAATGCTTATT GAAGTGATGGACTCTATGATAGATACAGAGTTCTGGTATGAGGAGAGTGGTAGCAGAGCTGATGGTCGGGGCAAAATTACAGGTCCAAGGAAGAGTAAAAAGTGGTGGTTCCCATCTCCTCGTGTCCCTGAGGAAGGGCTATCTCAATTTCAGCGAAAAAGGCTTGTTTTTCAGGCTAAGCTTGTTCATCAGATCCTCAAAGCTGCAAAATCCATCAACGAACAAGTCCTATTCCATATGCCTATTCCGGCAGCTGTTATGGATGCCCTTCCGAAG TCTGGGAGGGCTAGCTTGGGTGAAGATTTGTATCAGGCTATAACCACAGTGTATATTCCTATAGAGGAAATATTTGTTTCGCTCAGTTTGAAAACTGAGCATAATGTGCTCGAGACTATTAACCGGTTGGAGGGTGCAGTGTTTGCATGGAACCAAAGAATTCTAGAGGAAAGAAACAAGAGGTCCCCAGGACGCCATTCCTGGAGCTTCATGAAGAATAGCTCATCAGAACTTGACAAGATGTCTGCATGCATCGAAAGGGTTGACACTCTTGTGCAGCTTCTGAAATCCAGATATCCGAACCTGCCTCCAACTTTTATAGATGTTTTAAAGCTCCAATACAATGTG GACGTGGGGCTCGCAATTGTGGAGGCCTACTCTAGGGTTCTTGTTGGGGTAGCATTCAGCATACTTTCGCGTGTGGCGGAGATACTGCTGGAGGATGACCTAATCAAGAAGCCCAACACCCCCATGGCCACACTGAAGTTCGACCTCTCCTCCGACGTGTACTTGGCAGGCATCACAGAGACGCCACCTGGCCACATCCGGCGGGCGCTTATGGACCAGATCAGCATGGTCGACGGGCGCTTCGATGCTGTTGTCAAGAAGAAAGGGGTGAAGCAGCTGCGGTGGTGA